Proteins from a single region of Chrysemys picta bellii isolate R12L10 chromosome 9, ASM1138683v2, whole genome shotgun sequence:
- the PLEKHB2 gene encoding pleckstrin homology domain-containing family B member 2 isoform X1, translating to MQADNRKRAPAWTVREVLDLIAIWGEDSVLAELRSKRRNAKTFEKISKGMMERGHNRDSDQFRVKVKELRQAYQKTKEANGRSGSELRTCRFYAELHAILGGAATTTPPVTVDSGSGIVSSATPEDSADGGEEEEEEEEEDELAESTQHSVLPNSQDLFLSLTEVPSQPSQASIQDPDPMEGTSAAANSSSLPPPSRRLSQIRRRKKKTRDEMFAEIMESSRSDRAHLNEWKETVSKYRKEASEREDMRDQREDMRDQREERRDARDERWRQEDQRRQDATLGLLREQTDMLRRVVELQERLQENRLPLQPLYPPPPSPCSISSSPRCVRTWGGGERLRTPSHSTPVDSPSKRLSFF from the exons atgcaggccgataatcgaaaaagagcaccagcatggactgtgagggaggtgctggatctgatcgctatatggggagaggattcagtgctagcagaacttcgttctaaaagacgaaatgccaaaacttttgaaaaaatctccaagggcatgatggagagaggccacaatagggactcagatcagttccgcgtgaaagtcaaggagctcagacaagcctatcaaaaaacaaaggaggcaaacggtcgctctgggtcagagctgcggacatgccgcttctacgccgagctgcatgcaattctagggggggccgccaccactaccccacctgtgaccgtggattctgggtcggggatagtctcatcagctacacctgaggattctgccgatgggggagaggaggaggaggaggaggaggaggaggatgagcttgcagagagcacacagcactccgttctccccaacagccaggatctttttctcagcctgactgaagtaccctcccaaccctcccaagccagtatccaagaccctgaccccatggaagggacctcag cagctgcaaattcctcaagcctccctcctccatcccgaaggctatcacagataaggcgtcgtaagaagaagacgcgagacgagatgtttgcagaaattatggaatccagccgcagtgacagagctcatctgaatgagtggaaggaaacggtttcaaagtataggaaagaagccagtgaacgtgaggacatgagggaccaacgtgaggacatgagggaccaacgtgaggagaggagagacgctcgagatgagaggtggcggcaggaagatcagaggaggcaggatgcaacgctggggctgctgcgtgagcaaacagacatgctccggcgtgtggtggagcttcaggaacggctgcaggaaaacagactgccactacagcccctgtacccccctcccccctccccatgttccatatcctcctcacccagatgtgtaagaacgtggggggggggggagaggctccgtacaccttcccattccaccccagtggacagcccaagcaaaaggctgtcatttttttaa